A window of Desulfovermiculus halophilus DSM 18834 contains these coding sequences:
- a CDS encoding AbrB/MazE/SpoVT family DNA-binding domain-containing protein gives MRQHLTISKKGQVTLPAELRKKMGLEAGGTVIAEEKNGELILRPAAVVEIDLYTDEQIDGWDEEDRLDAQTRDMILNKLSEKA, from the coding sequence ATGAGACAGCATCTGACCATATCCAAGAAAGGCCAGGTCACCCTGCCTGCCGAGCTGCGGAAAAAAATGGGCCTTGAAGCGGGAGGGACAGTGATTGCTGAAGAGAAAAACGGCGAGTTGATCCTGCGGCCGGCGGCGGTTGTGGAAATAGACCTGTACACCGATGAACAGATTGACGGCTGGGATGAAGAGGACCGCCTTGATGCCCAAACCCGGGACATGATCCTGAATAAGCTCAGCGAAAAGGCATGA